Proteins encoded by one window of Arabidopsis thaliana chromosome 2, partial sequence:
- a CDS encoding F-box family protein, whose translation MLLYLLITCLSFFFFSKSLSFPQWASKTKNLLSFYFSKYLFTNSLHQITPDLASPVLGKMSILDLPDLPLDCILELLPPSELCTMARVCSSLRERCVSDHLWEKHLKTKWGKILGPSAHKEWQCYLSSPYHLDSPHHKTSHLGLAKIISLMRSLSSIFRDDDHRRRYPSSIPLDSTMNFYLSLETGRFWFPAQVYNRENGHVGFMLSCYDAELSYDTDTNTFQARYPPHGKRAIAVEKDVTWERIRAAPVDASPHNLYVSDSLNELKPGDHIEIQWRRNKEFPYVLLDTWNLVMAI comes from the exons ATGCTTCTATACTTGCTCATcacttgtctctctttcttcttcttttccaaatCTTTATCCTTTCCTCAATGGgcatctaaaaccaaaaatttgcTCTCCTTCTACTTCTCCAAGTATTTGTTTACAAACAGTCTACACCAGATCACACCCGATCTAGCCTCTCCGGTGCTCGGAAAAATGTCAATTCTTGACCTCCCTGACCTTCCACTCGACTGCATTCTTGAACTTCTTCCACCCTCTGAACTATGTACCATGGCTAGGGTCTGTAGCTCGTTAAGAGAGAGATGTGTAAGTGATCATTTATGGGAGAAACACTTGAAGACTAAATGGGGAAAAATCCTTGGACCTTCTGCTCACAAAGAATGGCAATGCTATCTATCTTCTCCATATCATCTCGATTCTCCTCATCACAAAACTAGTCATCTTGGTTTGGCCAAAATCATATCTCTTATGCGATCGCTTTCATCCATTTTTCGAGATGATGATCATAGGAGGAGATATCCATCTTCAATCCCTCTTGACTCTACCATGAACTTCTACCTATCCCTCGAAACAGGTCGCTTTTGGTTTCCAGCTCAAGTTTACAACCGTGAG AATGGACATGTAGGGTTCATGTTGTCATGCTATGATGCTGAGCTCAGCTATGACACTGACACTAATACTTTTCAAGCTag GTATCCACCACATGGTAAAAGAGCAATTGCGGTTGAAAAAGACGTGACATGGGAGAGGATAAGAGCAGCTCCCGTTGATGCATCACCCCATAATCTCTATGTGTCAGATTCTCTAAATGAGTTAAAACCCGGAGACCACATAGAGATCCAGTGGAGAAGGAACAAAGAGTTTCCTTATG TGTTGTTGGACACATGGAATCTTGTGATGGCAATCTAA
- a CDS encoding F-box family protein (F-box family protein; FUNCTIONS IN: molecular_function unknown; INVOLVED IN: biological_process unknown; LOCATED IN: endomembrane system; EXPRESSED IN: 15 plant structures; EXPRESSED DURING: 6 growth stages; CONTAINS InterPro DOMAIN/s: F-box domain, cyclin-like (InterPro:IPR001810), F-box domain, Skp2-like (InterPro:IPR022364); BEST Arabidopsis thaliana protein match is: F-box family protein (TAIR:AT2G32560.1); Has 35333 Blast hits to 34131 proteins in 2444 species: Archae - 798; Bacteria - 22429; Metazoa - 974; Fungi - 991; Plants - 531; Viruses - 0; Other Eukaryotes - 9610 (source: NCBI BLink).) — MLLYLLITCLSFFFFSKSLSFPQWASKTKNLLSFYFSKYLFTNSLHQITPDLASPVLGKMSILDLPDLPLDCILELLPPSELCTMARVCSSLRERCVSDHLWEKHLKTKWGKILGPSAHKEWQCYLSSPYHLDSPHHKTSHLGLAKIISLMRSLSSIFRDDDHRRRYPSSIPLDSTMNFYLSLETGRFWFPAQVYNRENGHVGFMLSCYDAELSYDTDTNTFQARYPPHGKRAIAVEKDVTWERIRAAPVDASPHNLYVSDSLNELKPGDHIEIQWRRNKEFPYGWWYSVVGHMESCDGNLNHCQCHNSEMMVLEFNQYTVGSRWRKTMINRRDHREKGNEEDGFYGGIRKINCKEDIEMWKRLWPSSILE, encoded by the exons ATGCTTCTATACTTGCTCATcacttgtctctctttcttcttcttttccaaatCTTTATCCTTTCCTCAATGGgcatctaaaaccaaaaatttgcTCTCCTTCTACTTCTCCAAGTATTTGTTTACAAACAGTCTACACCAGATCACACCCGATCTAGCCTCTCCGGTGCTCGGAAAAATGTCAATTCTTGACCTCCCTGACCTTCCACTCGACTGCATTCTTGAACTTCTTCCACCCTCTGAACTATGTACCATGGCTAGGGTCTGTAGCTCGTTAAGAGAGAGATGTGTAAGTGATCATTTATGGGAGAAACACTTGAAGACTAAATGGGGAAAAATCCTTGGACCTTCTGCTCACAAAGAATGGCAATGCTATCTATCTTCTCCATATCATCTCGATTCTCCTCATCACAAAACTAGTCATCTTGGTTTGGCCAAAATCATATCTCTTATGCGATCGCTTTCATCCATTTTTCGAGATGATGATCATAGGAGGAGATATCCATCTTCAATCCCTCTTGACTCTACCATGAACTTCTACCTATCCCTCGAAACAGGTCGCTTTTGGTTTCCAGCTCAAGTTTACAACCGTGAG AATGGACATGTAGGGTTCATGTTGTCATGCTATGATGCTGAGCTCAGCTATGACACTGACACTAATACTTTTCAAGCTag GTATCCACCACATGGTAAAAGAGCAATTGCGGTTGAAAAAGACGTGACATGGGAGAGGATAAGAGCAGCTCCCGTTGATGCATCACCCCATAATCTCTATGTGTCAGATTCTCTAAATGAGTTAAAACCCGGAGACCACATAGAGATCCAGTGGAGAAGGAACAAAGAGTTTCCTTATG GATGGTGGTATAGTGTTGTTGGACACATGGAATCTTGTGATGGCAATCTAAACCATTGTCAATGCCATAATAGCG AGATGATGGTGTTGGAATTTAACCAGTACACAGTCGGATCAAGGTGGAGAAAAACGATGATTAACAGGAGAGATCATAGAGAGAAAGGTAACGAGGAAGACGGGTTCTATGGAGGAATtcgaaaaataaattgtaaagAAGATATTGAAATGTGGAAGCGTCTTTGGCCATCCTCCATCTTGGAGTAG